The Macaca thibetana thibetana isolate TM-01 chromosome 5, ASM2454274v1, whole genome shotgun sequence genomic sequence ACAGTGCATCTTGAGCCTTTACAATGACCTAATTATAGAAAGGAAATAAGATGACATGCCTTGGGGATTTTGTACAGTCCTTTATAAAAGGGAGGCCAAGTTTTAAGGCAGAAAATTATAATCAATGTTGATTTAAGTTTGACCATAATTAACAACTTTAAAcattggattcttttttttatcatagaagaaacagaaattttgaCTGCTGACATGGATGCAGGTAAGTTAACATTATACTTTTTTATTGGTGGCTCACTGGTTTAGGCTGTAATTTCAGTGTcatttgcatgtatatataattgATTCAAGCAACAATTAATTTTGgtatcaatttaaatttaaaaatataacgtTATTCTTCTCCTTTCTGTATCACTTTTAAGAAAAGTAAGCTAAAATGATTCTCGAGAATTGCTTTTAAAACTAGATTAATTCATATGGCTAATTTTGAAGTGAAAACAATACTCCAATCCTACATAAGCTTTTTCTATTTGATACGAACTTTGCCGGGTCAGTTTTGTCAAaaaacaaccagctctcaagCATGACTcataattttttgaaacagaaaaaataatagatgttaatTGAATTAGCCATTCTTTCACAATGTTTTAAATCATGGTAATAGGAGACCTTTGAAGATCTGTACCTTGGCCAGTTGTGCGCTAAAAGCCAAATTAAATTAAAGTATTAAGTTCCCGGGAAGATAGCAATTGATTAGAGATTTCTAGTCAGACAGACTTACATTAAATCCTGACTCAGTTATGTATTAGCTATAAAAACGTAAGACTTGAGTAACGTAACCTCAAATACAAATTGGGAATAAAATAGCTCCGTCAGTgggatttttaaatgaagttcatGTAGACTTCTTTCTAATTGTCAGTAACAAAAATTAAGtaacaatgtttaaaaatcaggCAATGAGTAAAagatttaaggccaggcacagtggctcaggcctgtaatcccagcactttgggaggccaaagcaggcggattacttgaggtcaggagttcaagatcagcctggccaacatggtgaaaccccatgtctacaaaaatataaaaattagccaggcatggtagcagctgcctgtaatcccaggtactcaggaggctgaggcaggagaatcgcttgaacccaggaggcagaggttgcagtgagccaagattgtgccactgcactccagcctgggcaatggagtgagactccatctcaaaaaaaaaaaaaaaaaaaaaaaaaaagatttagatcTCAAAGCTATGGATATTAGTCAAAAGGGATTTTCAGCAATGTCCCTTTATTTTTACTCAGGATAACATTCATTTTCAGATACTACCTAAGCTGGTTTCACAGTCCTCAGAGCATGAGATCCCTCTTCCTTCAAAGGTCTAAGCAAAAACTTGCCATCACaatcttcccccaccccagttCTTAGGATGggtgagaccaaaaaaaaaaccatcttcTATCCATGTGTTTCACAGTGGGCAGGTTCACACAAATCTGCCCCCAAAGTCTAAGGAAGttgagaggccaaagaaagaggctAACATATCCGGTTCCttacaaagaaacatttaataggtaCTTACTAATGCCATGTCTGTGTCCTGGACAacagtgagacaagatggtggATCCTTGTGCTAGTTCTCTCCGGACCCAGAGATTGTATACTGTAGGGGAGGGGCACAAATGCTTCAGAGCTAATGGGTAGCAATTTACCATAAGGGCAGGATTTACAGTAAGTGCATGCTCTTATACAGGGAATAATAGATAAACTGGAAATCTCAGCAGCCTTCCCAGAATTGGGGTTAATCAGAAGCTAACATGGCAGATTAAtatccaagatggagttgctttagcCTCCATACCACAACCACTTTTTCTTGGGGGCCTAACTTTTTTGGTATGCCCAAAATTATTAACAGcaatattcattttcctttctcatctgGGGCTAAGAAGCAAGTTTACTAAAATTTTCATGACATGTTAAAATATAGAGAGGAAATAAAGGGATATCTTTTACTTTCTTCAATCATCATAAATTCTTTGGAAAATTCATGTCATAAACTTTGCTCTACCGTGTTTTCTCATGACACATGTGCCAGACATCTGCATGCTCAcagacagaggaagaaaacattGTCACATGTCAAATGGCTAAAAACACTCCCCAGCCCGCTAACCCATTTGTCCCGGGGTCACTGGCACATCACCTCTCAGGGTTAATaggatgattaaatgagataaagtatatACAAAGACTCAGTATGGGGCCTGGAATATAGAAAGTACTTAATATGACTATCACTATGTTAACATTGATATTAATAAAAGAGTTCCGTATAAACAGCCTCTAGAAACTAAAAactatggctgggcatggtggctcacgcctgtaatcccagcactttgggaagccaaggcaggtggatcacatgaggtcaggagttcgagaccagccttgccaacatggtgaaaccccatctctactaaaaatacaaaaattagctgggtgatgggcacctgtaatcccagctacttgggaggctgaagcaggagaatcccttgaacccaggaggcggaggttgcagtgagctgagatcatgccactgcactccagcctgggctacaagactgagactccatctcaaaatgaaagaaagaaagaaggaaagaaagaaagaaagggagagagagagagaaagagagagagagagagggagggagggagggaaggaaggagaaggaaagaaagcagggagggagggagggagacagaaagagaaagaaagaaaagaaaagaaaaaaaagaaagaaagagaaagaaagaaagaaaagaaagaaagaaagaaagagaaagaaagaaagaaagaaaagaaagaaagaaagaacataaaaGACACAGTTTGCCATGTTGTTAGTTTATCCTGATGATTTCAGAATGTGATTCCCTTCTGAGCTGCCTCTGTCACAGTGCCTGGACATGTGGCATCCTTTATAAGCTAGAGACTGGTAAATGTTTAACCTCTTGGCCAGCCCCTTTCTGCCACTAGTCCATCTTTAGGCAGAACTTCAGAGAATCAAGCCAATTTTAATATCAAGccagaatttttaaataagataaatagtaTGGTTTAGcattcaaaataatttactaaTGATTCCAGCCTGTCTTGTACTGACTGTGACTCTGCTGACTATGACTCTGCTGTTTTTGTGGCATAGATAATCAAGAAGTGTGTTAAAAAGGTTAATGGGTTCAAGATAATAATGATGTAATCTCTTCCTTTCTTGAAGAAAGAAGACGGATAAAATCATTATTACCTAAATTATCTTGTGGAGTTAAAAACAGAATGCACATTCGAAGGAAACGAATTGTGGGAGGAAAGCTAGCACAACTGGTAAACTCGCATGAAAAGTCACAACACAACTGCCCAGAAACAGCCTAAATTGGTGGGGGGGAAGAGACAGGAGGATGATGTAATTATAAGAGACTGGGAGTCTTGCCATGGAAATATCTTAGGGCTGTTTGTATCGCTATCTGTTAGAATGGCAGTGACCACACGAATGTCTTTTACAGGGAGACTTCCCATGGCAGGTGGGAATTAAGGATGCCAAAGGAATCACCTGTGGGGGAATTTATATTGGTGGCTGTTGGGTTCTGACTGCTGCACATTGTCTCAGGTAAAAGATGTCTTCAGTACATTTTAGATTTCCTGAAACAATGAAGTGAATAATAGAGATTGTGGCAGATGATAAAGCATATCTGAAAAAGGTATTGACAAACTCCACTATATTAATTGCAAAGTATCCTCTGGTATTCACAACCGGAATTCCAGAGGCCAGTCCCGTAGAATCTACTGTGTCCTCCACAGACCAAAATTGCTGATCTCACTGGCAAAGGCAGATCAAACCCATAGCTGCCCAATTACTTCACCTGGCTTATTTGCAGGGTGGGAGAGTGGGTAGGTACTACTTACATTTTGTACTCAACTGTGGTCCACCTATATTTTCTTTACTGTGTGGCTCAAGAGTCATGTTGTTATACCTAGTTTTGATTACTTTTCACCTAAAATGCAATGACTTTGCATTCCTCTTAggataaaaattgaaacaaaaattttaacatgGCCCATGAGGCCCCATGTAATCTGACCTCTGCTAACCATTGCCAATCTCATCTTGCCCCACAGAGTCACCTCCTGCTCCTGTTCCACCACCTCCACTCTGAACTGCTTTCTGCTACTCAAGTGCATTTGCCCCCTCCTGCAAAGGGACCTTCATATATTGTTTCCCCTGCCAGAAATGATCTTATCCTTTTTCCCTACTTAATAGTACCCTTTGTTCAGATCTCAGCTTGATCTTCACTTCCTTGGGGAGCCTTCCTTGACTCCCTTAAGTCAAAGCCCTCTTGATAAGTTCTTAAAAGCCCACATACTGTTCATTCCTCTCACTTTTCATGGTAGAATGTATTATCTTCATCAGTGTGATAATCCATTTACTGCTGCATCTTTCCCTAGACCCTGAACTCCATGAAAGCAGGAACTGTTTCTGATTTTGCTCATTTCTGCATGCTCACTTCTgtgcctaacacagtgcctggtacatataAGTTCACACTaagtatttgtggaataaattgactaaataaataatatttagaacCTGTGATCctgaaaaacaaccaaaattaaTATGAAGGACAGTATTCTTGGAACACTATAAACAAAAGCTTCCTGAACATCTCATTATTTCCTAGGACATCACCATTTAAGGTGATTACCTGAATCACCCTTATGTAAAGATAAATTCTGTTCAGTTAATGCTGTTTGAGAAAGCAGAAGTTATATAGATCGGGGATCCTCAACCCCTGAGCTGCAGACCAGTACTGATCTACCTGTTAGGAACTGAGGTGAGTGGTGGGCGAGCATTCCCACCTGAGCtccacttcctgtcagatcagcagcagcattagattttcataggagtgcaaaccctattgtgaattgcacatgtgaaggatctaggctgcatgctccttatgagaatctaatgcctggtgatctgAAGTGAAACCGTTTCATCTGGAAATcatcccctccttcccccagTTTTCCACGgttccatggaaaaattgtcttccacaaaacctgtccctgatgccaaaaaggttggagaacactgatataaataatacattttttgaaaagatttccatgaaattgtttaaaaataagttttattgcTTAAGGAAAAGccattctataaaataatttcttgtcTGGAAATGTTAGACTATGAGGTCATAATTTAGCACCCTACTTCtaatcaaaccaaaaaaaactaaGCTATAATACTTTGTTGAAGTGACTATGCTGTTCCATGAGAAGATGATGGTAGATGGTAGATGCCCAATTTGCTTGAAACTATGAGTTGAAAACTGGTatgaggccaggtacggtggttcacacctataatcccagcactttggtaggtttgagactagcctgggcaacaaagcaagaccccatctctaaaaaaaatatttttaattagcttaatgtggtggcacatgcctgtagttctagttactagggaggctgaggtgggagtgtctcctgagctcaggagtcaaggctgcagtgagctatgatcataccactgtactccagcttaggcaaaagagtgagaccctgtctctgttttaaaaagaaagaaaggaagaaagaaatttgatATGAAAATGTAGTGAAGCATAAGAATATGCAACATTTAGCTCATTCACCATTTCAACAGGATTTTAAAACAGCTACTATGATCCAAATATAATAATAGGCACCAGGGCTGCATAGGTGAATCAGACTCCATCTCTGGCTTCAACCAGCACAGTCTAGTGTGAGGAAAGACAtgtgaacaaataaatacaacGCAATGTTAGGATAAAGTTAGTCTTAAGGGTCAGGATAATGACTGCTGTGGCCTTTGCCCCGAGAACCTCTAGGGTTGGCAGAGTAATGAGTGTGTGTGGTCCAACTCCCTAGTTCCTTAACTGCATTTATGGCAAGATGCTGTCTCGTCTCTGCTTAGCAAACACCTGCAATGATGGTGCACTCACTTTAGAGGCAGTAAACTCGTTCCACTTCTGGGCATCTCTAGTTGTTAGTGAGTTCTTTATGTTCCTCATATTGAGCACTTACATGGATTATTCCTAGCTTTATCATTTACCATTGACCTAATTCTGCACTAAGTAAATTTAATCTCATTGTTTCATGACaccaaggatttaaaaaaatctggggaaatgaaaaaggtttttaaaagggaaaaacataAAAGTGAAGTGTCAGAATtcctatttacattttttctcaatatattttatttcctttttttttctgttatagtGCCAGTAAAACTCATCGTTACCAAATATGGACAACAGTAGTAGACTGGATACACCCCAGCATTAAAGATATAGTAGTTGAATACGCGGATAGAATTATTTTCCATGAAAACTACAATGCAGGCACCTACCAAAACGACATCGCtttgattaaaatgaaaaaagagggaAACAAAAAAGATTGTGAGCTGCCTCGTTCCATCCCTGCCTGTGTCCCCTGGTCTCCTTATCTATTCCAGCCTGATGATACATGCATCATTTCTGGCTGGGGACGAGAAAAAGGTATATGTTTTACAATTTGTTAATCGGAAGTAGAAATGCATGGGAGCTAATTTCCTAGCACTCAGAGAGAAGCATAACATCATATCTAGAAAAGCAAACATCCAGCCAAGGCTGGCTTCATGGGTTTGCGACCTGTGCAGCTGCCTGGCACCCCACGCTCAGAAGGCCCTGAGACTTGATTTATTGCTGTGCTGTCACCATCATgaaattcttcataatttttgaAATGGCCCCACTCCACATTTCCATTTTTCACTGGACTCTGCAAATTGTGGAACCAGTCCTTATCTAGGCTTTCAAAGAACATACATGTTCTCTCTATGATCCTGAGGCAAACTTTGAAGGGTAGCCATTcaccaagaaagaaaatatagagacAGGGAGACATACAGCATGGACCGTTTGGATTTGTTGGGGAGATGTGGGTAAAAGATAAAAAGGTTTACAAAGGGATAGCCTTGGTGTATGTTGAATCGCTGATGCCCACAACCCTCCTTCtcacttccctcctccctccttccctattCCCCATGCCCTACcctctctacaaagaaaaaaagaacataaggAATTCATTTTTTGAACTTCTAAGAAGACTTGAGGTGAACACTTCCTACGAATAAAAGATCTGGACACTCAGAGACAAATTATTAGAAAGACCTGCTGAATTAGAGATTAGATTAGAATTAAACTAGCCAACCCTTTCCCTTCATCTTGAAGATTTAaccttgggctgggcacagtagctcatgtctgtaatcctagcactttgggaggccaaggcaggtggatcacttgagcccaggagtttgagacagtctctacaaaaaatttagaaattagctggatgtgatagtgtgtacctgcagtcccagctcctggaGGTTGAGGggggctgaagtggaaggatcacttgagcccaggaggttgaggttgctgtaagccatgattgtgctactgcagtctagcctgagtgacagagcgggactctgtctcaaaacaaccacaagcataacaaaaaaaaaaaaaaaaaaaaagatttaacctTAAAATTTAGCTTCCTTTTAACATCTTAAACTCTCTTTGTTAGCAGAAACTCTAAGTACCTTCATTGCACTGGTCTTGCAGACTTATATTCCAACACATTCATTATAATTGCCACATTGGAAggtgtaaaatatatgtagaaataaatcTGGATTTGTGGTATGTCTGAATACCCAAAACTTCTAAAACACCaaattttgcccaggctgatctagcAGTTACCATGTTCCCTTATTCCATGTACTTCATATAAACTGGTAGTTAGATATGTCTTTAATCAATGATTAATTTATTGATTAAGGTTTAACACATTTATTGATCATGGTTTAACACATTTATTGAGGATTTACTGTGTGTGCAAGATAACAAtgctaaagtgctaggatttcactGATGGAAAATATGGACCCAGTCAACGAACAAGGGGATGAATAAGTTGCACGGCTGAAAGATGAAGTCCAGCACTCAAGGTGTTTACTGATAACCTTAAAGTCTAGTAGCtaaaattctgccattttgctgCCTCAGCTACCATCAGAGAGCAGAATGTGACAAGtgcctcaagaagcttacaagAGTGCCAAGGCACTAGCTATCTCCTGGGCCATTAAGAATTGCTCACAGTTTTAAAGGCTTTTCCCAAATTAGGGGAAATaagaaattactattttttaagaaGCTCTTGTTCTAAGGAAGGCAGGTATCTTGAGACTAACTAGAAGTAGagcttgaaggaaaaaaaaaaaaactccttcctggctgggcacgatggttcatgcctgtaatcccagcactttaggaggccgagggaggtagatcacttgaggaagaaaatcctaaatccccttttaaataatttcaaatcacTTAGGAGATGGATTTTTCTTCCcagacacacaaaaacacacaaacatcGATAACTTCAtatgtatttcctttattttaagttcttataTTAAAACATTGTTTTCGCTTTAACAAACATTCTCAAGGAAATAAGGGACTGTAAGAAGATAGGAGGTATTTATGTGAAAAGACCTCATCACTGATTCCTATCTAATTGCCTGACCGAGTTCTGCAACCAAAAGGGAAAGATTTTATCTCGTTCAACTTAGGGTACCAGCTCTTTATTAAATGAGTGTGACTTCAGACCATATGTTCAATAGTCCCCCTTGACTATCCATCCAGTTTTAGAAGTAGAAATATGATATGATTAAACATGCTAAGGAAGTGTCCtcaaaagtttatatatattCAAGACTATATACCCTTTCATAATCCTAATGGTTTATTAAGTTATGACAGTATGTATTTAGATTTCTCATTTGTGACTTCTAAATGTTTGCTTTCTCACTTTGTTTAGATAATGAAAAAGTCTTTTCACTTCGGTGGGGTGAAGTTAAACTAATAAGCAACTGCTCTAAGTTTTATGGAAATCGCTtctatgaaaaagaaatggaatgcgCAGGTAAGTGCCAAGTGGTTTATCCAAGATAAATGGATAATCAATTTATCCAGATGTCAAGATGTATGTGTTTCTTCTATCAAACATCTACTCCCACCACATCAGCCCCATGCTTTGGGCCCTAATTCCCTCCATTTGGCCTTCTGGCTGTAGCACTGTCAAACTCTTCCAGTCCCTTCCCTGTAGCTCAGGTTTCTTCCTCTAATACTATGAGGAAAAATCCTCCTTAAGCGATTCTATAGCAGCACAGCAAGGTGACTAAGAGCACGGGCTCTGGAACCAGACCTAGATTTATATCCCAGCTTTTATtaatgtgaccttgagcaggtttCTTCGTTTGTAAAATTGAGGATCATAGATAAGGCATCTGAGATGCAGAGCAGTTacataatttgcccaaagtcttACAGACAAGAGGTGGTATACCCAGGATCAAAactaaattacttttaaatacaaattCAAGTTATCTCATCTCAAATGAGATAAGATTTACTTCCAGTTGGAAGTAAATTTTCCCTCCATGGAAATCACAGTGCATTTCTTATGCCACGGACTCCTTTGATAACATGGTTAAGCTAATTCTCCTGCCCAATACAACAATAGCAGCTCCTACTTTTGGAGGTGATACAAAGGCAGGCAAAGTACCAGCCAGTGTAGTGCATTTAGGTGCTTTATTGAAACCATTTCTAAATGGTGTATTACTGAAAAGGCAGTTATTGGCATCCTATAACTTCTCGGATACAGTGatttaaaaatctcagaaagTCATGAGTGAGAAGAAAGTGTCCTCCTATCTTGAAATGGAGTTCAGGTTACAGTGGACAAAAGGGGTGAACAGCACAAAATCTCCTAAAAGGGAGTATCATGGTCAAGAGGACAAGCTCTGAGGTGTGgctacctgggttcaagtccagaCCCTGTCGTTTGTAGCTGTGTAACCTTAGACAAGTTAAACTCTGTGTCATAGTTGTCTCATGTATAAAATAGGGGTGATAATATTTGCCTCACAGGGTTGTAGTGAGAATGAAGACAATGAGTGACTAATAAATATTTAGCACTCAGTAAGCACTAGGTAGTCCTGTCATTTTCCCACTCAGCATTTGGTGCAACTTTCAGGTTGCAATCCCATCTTGGTACTCAGTTGCATAGAGAACACAGGAAGAACATGCTGAATTGGGGGAATGAATAGAAGACTCGTAAAGCATTTTCCAACCTGCATCTCTCCAACTCTGCAAGCCCAGCCGGGGCCTCTAAGGAGAGCCCATGCTGTTGCTGTCAGGAAACTGTAAGAAAGCCAAAGTCGTTAAATGCCCTGGAGGAGGCATGGCAGCCttgaaaaatggaaggaaatgtgtgattttctctttcccatttctttcttagGTACATATGATGGTTCCATCGATGCCTGTAAAGGGGACTCTGGAGGCCCCTTAGTCTGTATGGATGCCAACAATGTGACTTATGTCTGGGGTGTTGTGAGTTGGGGGGAAAACTGTGGAAAACCAGAGTTCCCAGGTGTTTACACCAAAGTGGCCAATTATTTTGACTGGATTAGCTACCATGTGGGAAGGCCTCTTATTTCTCAGCACAATGTATAAAATTGtgatctctctcttctttctgttctttttctctcaaGAGTTCCATTTAATGGAAATAAAACTGTATAATTAATAATTCTCTAGGGGCAAAAATGAAGCAAATCTCACTGGATATTTTTAAAGGTCTTCACAAAGTTTATGCCATATTGGAATTTTGTTGTATAattctcaaataaatattttggtcAAGCATACGAGTTTTATTTatcagaaaattttattaaattatatcagTGCAGGAGTGATTTATTGACTAAAGGTACAACTAATTGAATAATGTTGGACTCACATAAggttgggttcaaatcccagctctatcaCCTACTATGCCCTGGATAATTTATTATCTTCTTTGTGTCTCCTTTTCCACCTATAAAATGGAAACTGGAATTGTATGAAAATGAAACTACATACTTATATAAATGTTTGGCATAGTACCTGTCACAGGGTAATAACTGACTTGACAGCTCTTGTCCCATTTCCctgcttcctctttctttctttctttctttctttctttctttctttctttctttctttctttctttctttctttctttctttctctttctttctttcatttccttccttccttctttctttctttctctctctctttttctttctttattgctttctctctctttctttctttcttttctttctctctttctttttttgagacaaagtctccctctgttgccttggctggaTTGCAGaagtgccatcatagctcattgcagccttgaactccggggctcaagcaaccatcccaccccagtctcccaagtagctgggattacaggtgcacactaccatgcctagctaattttaaatttttgtagagaggcatcttgcttttttgcccaggctagtcttgaactcctaggctcaagggatcctcccaccctggcctcccaaagttctggggttacatgtgtgagccactgcaccaggcccctgcttctttaagtattaaaatttcttgaaaaattagCCTTTGCTCCTCCACTTCACAAGCATTCCTTGACCCTCTCTCTAAACCTCTCCACAGATAATTCAATAAAACCACCTACCTTCATGGTGTCAGACCTCACAGTCACTTCTGTTCTCATCCTAGCAGCATTAGCCCCTCAGGGCATCACACTCCTCCCTTGCTGCTGTTCTCAGCCTCTTCCTTCTGGTTGCTTCTCTCACTTTGCCTTTCCCCAAAAATCTCATCTAGACTATGTTTTAAATCCTGCCTACAGTCCAGTGACTCACAAATCTGGATCTTCAGCTCTGACCTTTCCTAGAACCGCAGATTAGTATATGCCACTGAACACTACCATTGCCATGTGAATATCTAgtaacatttcaaaagaaaagtggTCAACCCAAACTCAACAGTTGCTCCTTCTTAACCTACAGAAAAtagcacccccaccccaccccagggctA encodes the following:
- the CFI gene encoding complement factor I isoform X4 is translated as MFVCKSSWSMREANVACLDLGFQQGADSERRFKLSDLSINSTECLHVHCRGLETSLAECTFTKRRTMDYQDLADVVCYTQKADSPTNDSFQCVNGKYISQTKACDGINDCGDQSDELCCKACHGRSFHCKSDVCIPSQYRCNGEVDCITGDDEVGCEAARHPTIQGFASVAQEETEILTADMDAERRRIKSLLPKLSCGVKNRMHIRRKRIVGGKLAQLGDFPWQVGIKDAKGITCGGIYIGGCWVLTAAHCLSASKTHRYQIWTTVVDWIHPSIKDIVVEYADRIIFHENYNAGTYQNDIALIKMKKEGNKKDCELPRSIPACVPWSPYLFQPDDTCIISGWGREKDNEKVFSLRWGEVKLISNCSKFYGNRFYEKEMECAGTYDGSIDACKGDSGGPLVCMDANNVTYVWGVVSWGENCGKPEFPGVYTKVANYFDWISYHVGRPLISQHNV